In Rhodoferax sediminis, the sequence GAGCCCAGCAGCCAGCACGCTGAAGTCCATGCCGAGGCCGAGCGTCGTGGCGCCCCCCACCAGCATCAGCGAACGCAGGCCGTCGACGACGTAGCTCAGCGGGTTGGCATGCGCCACGACCTTCAGCCACGTCGGCATGATGTCGGTCGGGTAGATCGCGTTGCTGGCGAAGAACAGCGGCATCGTCAGAACTTGCCCGATGCCCATGAAGCGCTCGCGCGTCTTGACGATGCAGGCGATGATCAGCGAGAAAGTCGAGAATAGCGCCGCGCCCAGCAGCACCAGCGCCACTACGCCGAGCAGCGCCTGCGGGCTCCAGACCAGCGAGACGCCGAGCGCTACCGCCAAACCATACACGATGACCGCCTGGGTCAAGGCTCTCACGCCAGAGGCCAGCGCCTTGCCCAGCACCAGCGCCGTGCGCGGCGTGGGGCTGGCAAGGAATTTGTGCACGATGCCCAGGTCGCGCTCCCAAATCACCGAGATGCCATTGAAGATGGCGACGAACAGCACGCTCTGCGCCAGGATGCCGGGCACCAGGAAGGCCATGTAGTCGACACCGCCGGTGGGGATGGCATGCGCCCGCGCGAAGACCTGGCCGAACACCAGCAGCCACAGCATCGGCTGGATCGCCCGCGTCAGCAGCTCGGTCGGGTCGTGGCGCAGCTTGTGCATGTCCATGCCCGTGATGGCGGCCACCTTGGCGACATAGCGCAGGCTGCGTACGGAAAAGTTCGGCGCCATCGTGTTTCCCGCCTGTTCAGGCCAGCCGCTGGCTGGACTGCCGCGTATGGGAGGTCTCGCCATAGGCGCCGGCGGCCTCGGCCGACTCGCCGGTGTAGTGCGCAAATAGTTCGTCGAGCGTCGCACCGGGCTGGCCACTGGCTGCACGCAGCTCGACCAGAGAGCCGCAGACCACCAGTTTGCCTGCCCGCAGGATGCCAAAGCGCGAGCACAGCGCCTGCGCCTCTTCCATGTAATGGGTGGTCATGAAGATCGTGGTCTCGTACTTCGCCCGAAGCTCGCGAATATGCGCCCACACCGTGTCGCGAGCCACTGGATCGAGCCCCACTGTCGGCTCGTCGAGAAACAGCAGCCGCGGCCGGTGCAACATGGACTGCGCGATCTCCAGGCGGCGGATCATGCCGCCCGAGTAGGTGGCGACCAGCCGCCCGGCGGCATCCTGCAGGTCCATGAAGGCCAGCGCTTCGGCGATGCGTTGCGCCCGTTCGGCGCGCGGGATGTCATACAGGCTCGCGAACACGAACAGGTTCTCGTAGCCGGTGAGCTCGCCGTCGGCCGACAGCGCCTGCGGCACGTAGCCGATCGCGGCGCGCACCGAGGTTGCCTCGCTGACGACATCCAGTCCTTCGACGCGTGCGCTGCCCGAGCTTGGCGGCAGCAGCGTTGTCAGCATCTTGATCAGCGTGCTCTTGCCGGCGCCGTTTCTTCCGAGCAGGCCGAAGACTTCGCCTTCGGCCACCGTCAGGTCGAGGTGGTCCACCACCACGTGGTCACCGAAGCGGCGTGTCAATGCCTGCGTCTGCAGCGCCAACGGCGCGGGAGCCACACTGTCGCTGCCGGGCAGGATCAGGTTGGCCACAGGATTTCCGGGGGCGGTGTCAGCGCCCAGTCACGAGGCCGGCTGCCGCTTGCTGCTGTCGCTGCCGGGCCAGTGCCA encodes:
- a CDS encoding ABC transporter ATP-binding protein; its protein translation is MANLILPGSDSVAPAPLALQTQALTRRFGDHVVVDHLDLTVAEGEVFGLLGRNGAGKSTLIKMLTTLLPPSSGSARVEGLDVVSEATSVRAAIGYVPQALSADGELTGYENLFVFASLYDIPRAERAQRIAEALAFMDLQDAAGRLVATYSGGMIRRLEIAQSMLHRPRLLFLDEPTVGLDPVARDTVWAHIRELRAKYETTIFMTTHYMEEAQALCSRFGILRAGKLVVCGSLVELRAASGQPGATLDELFAHYTGESAEAAGAYGETSHTRQSSQRLA
- a CDS encoding ABC transporter permease; this translates as MAPNFSVRSLRYVAKVAAITGMDMHKLRHDPTELLTRAIQPMLWLLVFGQVFARAHAIPTGGVDYMAFLVPGILAQSVLFVAIFNGISVIWERDLGIVHKFLASPTPRTALVLGKALASGVRALTQAVIVYGLAVALGVSLVWSPQALLGVVALVLLGAALFSTFSLIIACIVKTRERFMGIGQVLTMPLFFASNAIYPTDIMPTWLKVVAHANPLSYVVDGLRSLMLVGGATTLGLGMDFSVLAAGLAMLVWIGGWMYPRLIT